The following is a genomic window from uncultured Hyphomonas sp..
TGCGGATCGCACGGGATATTCATGACAATATTGGCGCCCAGCTCATGCGGGCCTTACACTCAGCCATGCCCGACCGGAAGGATGCCATGATCCGTGATACGCTGGCGGACTTGCGCGATGTCATCAACAATGCCCAGAGCCCGGTCCTGCCGCTGGACGAAGTCCTTGCAGACCTTCGTGCCGAGACAGCCGAACGCCTCGAACCCCACGGTGTATCTCTCCGCTGGAGCCTGCAGGCCGACGCCGGCATCCGGCTGATACCCTCTACCATCCATACGTTCCGTTCGCTGGTCCGCGAGGCTGCAAGCAATACGATCAAGCATGCCGGTGCGAAACGCCTGGACGTCCACCTTCGGATTACACCTCACAAGGTCGAGGTCGCGATAGAAGATGACGGATCAGGCTTTGACCTGGCAACGGCCCGGCTCGGTCAGGGACTTGCCAATATGAAGGCCCGTGTCGAAGGCATGGGTGGTGAGTTTACACTCGCTCAGGGAACAAGCGGGGCAAGGCTTCTGGCAGAATTTCCCCATGAGGTCGCGGGACCATGAAATCCATCCTGATCGTCGAAGACATCGCAGAAACCCGCGCCTGGCTGCGCGAAGCGGCCGAAGCAGCCTTTCCAGGGAACGAGATCCGCGAAGCAACAAATGTCCGGGAAGCCGTCTATGCCATCAAGGGACACCATTTCGACATCGCGATCGTCGACCTTGGGCTGCCGGACGGTTCCGGTACTGACATAATATCCGTCCTCTCTGTCTCCCGCCCGGAAACAACTGTGGTGGTCGCAACCGTGATGGGAGATGATGCGTCTGTTATTGCCGCTCTGTCACAGGGCGCGCAGGGATACCTTCTGAAGGACTCGCCTGTTGACGTGTTCGTCCGGCAGCTGACTTTGATCGAACAAGGTCTGCCTGCGCTGTCGCCGTCGATTGCCCGGCGTATCGTGGAACACTTCCGCAAAACGGCTGTTGCGCAGGAGAATCGCAGCGACCTCACCCCGAGGGAACGGGATGTGCTCGGCCTGATCGGCCGGGGTTTGAGAAACGCCGATACCGCCCTCGCTCTGGGGCTTAGCGAGAGCACAGTGGCGAGCCACATCAAATCGATCTACGCCAAGCTCGGCATTTCCAGCCGCGCGGAAGCCGCGCTGCAAGCGGCCCGGTTGGGGCTGACGCAATCCTGAATTTCCAGGCAGTCCATTCAAAAAAAGACCGGCAGGGTCGTCCTCCTGCCGGCCTTCTGTTCGATGCGTTGCGGCCGCATTAGCGGACAGTCCGACCCTACTGGCAGACCGTTGCACTCGCATTGCTACCCTTCATGGTGCAATGCGCCCAGCGGTATTTCTCGCGGGTTTCGGCCGAAATCTGCGAAGCGCTTTTCATGGGGGCCGGCTTGAAGGACGAACTTCCACTGGAATAGCTTGGGGCGCTCGTTCCATAGAGTTGCTTCCAACGCGCATCCGCCATACCAGGCGCGTTCGTACCGGTGCCGAATGTGCCTTCGAGTCCGGTTCCACGCGCAGATAGTTCTGCATCGGCTGCCGCCCGCACAGGACCGGACGGAAACCAGAGTGCGGCGGCGTAGAGGTCGTTTGTGGAGATCTCGCTCATGCGGCCCGCGGAGCTCGTCGCGAGGATGGCTTTCTGAGCAAGGTCTTTGGAGCCTGCAGAATTGATCGCGGCACGGACGGCATCACCGTACCGCCCCTGGGAGAGGGGCGTATCGACCATCTGCCGGAATGCAGCCATTTTTGCTTCGTACTCGGCCATTTCGCGGTTGTAGGTTTCCCAATCGGCGGCAACCTTGCAGGCATCGTTATGACCGAAATCGCAAGCGCGCCGCATGTAGAGCGCACCGAGTTCATACTCTTCGATGCTGAGATAAACGCCGCCGACATTGCGGCAATCCGCACCGCTTTTCTGCTCGTCGCAGCGGATCATCGAATAAGTGAGGCCTTTCTCAGCATCGAATGTGGACGCATCCGGGTTGGCATAGAGGCGGGCAGCAACGTCGCATCCCATTACGTCATGGTATCGATTGCAGGCTTCTTCCGCGAACCAGCCCGCCGTCGGCATGTCGATCAGGCTTGGATACTGGCCTTTCTTGCCATCCCAGGACCAGTCGAGCCCCCAATAACAGGGATTCTCGACGCCCGCCGTGCAGCCGGCTTTGGCTGTCTCGACAGCCTTGCGAAGGTTAAGGGCTGGAGACGTATCGCTGATCCGATGGCCTATGGCCCGGCTGCAGCCATCGGCATGTCCCATACCGCAGGCGCGCTCCATGTATTCAACACCTGTCAGGACATCCTTTTCGAGATTGCCTTCTCCGAGACTCACCAGGATACCGCTGGTCGAGCAGCCATCAGGCACACCCATCTCGCAGGACTTCAGGAAATACGTCACAGCTTTCTGCTTGTCTTCTGCGACGCCGGCCCCTTGGGCATATTCCGCGCCGGTGTAAAAGCATGCTTCCGCGTCTCCGCTGTTGCAGGCGCTCTCCGACGCGGACCCCTGCGCCATTGCGGCAAATGAAATCCCGGCTGACAAGCCAAGGACGACCAA
Proteins encoded in this region:
- a CDS encoding response regulator transcription factor, with amino-acid sequence MKSILIVEDIAETRAWLREAAEAAFPGNEIREATNVREAVYAIKGHHFDIAIVDLGLPDGSGTDIISVLSVSRPETTVVVATVMGDDASVIAALSQGAQGYLLKDSPVDVFVRQLTLIEQGLPALSPSIARRIVEHFRKTAVAQENRSDLTPRERDVLGLIGRGLRNADTALALGLSESTVASHIKSIYAKLGISSRAEAALQAARLGLTQS